In a single window of the Hippoglossus hippoglossus isolate fHipHip1 chromosome 7, fHipHip1.pri, whole genome shotgun sequence genome:
- the zgc:158296 gene encoding caveolin-2, protein MMMVSDDCLVECKIDDDSDEEDGGGEQMSTPPPPPEFASKAPTPAPKPPTPPAAPVTPTPTRPVSRDPYGINKHLQVEVSDVLAEPATPRSIDQVWFYSVTGFEKARTWTYCCLTLLLAVPFSFLCGVFLAILACLHVWFVVPCIQLSNTFLPCLRSLCICSVNVFISPFCESLALCCSQIAISLSNKDWHQMGDKEAAPV, encoded by the exons atgatgatggtgagcgACGACTGTCTGGTGGAGTGTAAGATCGATGatgacagtgatgaagaggatggtgGAGGAGAACAGATGagcacccctcctcctcctccagagttTGCATCCAAAGCCCCGACTCCGGCGCCCAAGCCTCCGACCCCTCCGGCGGCCCCTGttacacccacacccacccgTCCTGTCAGCAGGGACCCTTATGGCATCAACAAGCACCTACAG gtgGAGGTCAGCGATGTGCTGGCAGAGCCCGCTACTCCTCGTAGCATAGACCAGGTGTGGTTTTACAGCGTCACCGGCTTTGAGAAGGCTCGCACCTGGACGTACTGCTGCCTCACCTTGCTGCTCGCCGTgcccttctctttcctctgtggCGTCTTCCTGGCCATTCTGGCTTGTCTACACGTGTG GTTTGTGGTGCCTTGCATACAGCTGAGCAACACCTTCCTGCCGTGCCTGCGGTCCTTGTGCATTTGTTCTGTGAATGTTTTCATCTCCCCCTTTTGTGAGTCTCTCGCCCTCTGCTGCAGTCAGATTGCCATTTCACTGTCCAACAAAGACTGGCATCAAATGGGGGACAAAGAGGCTGCACCAGTTTAA